The region GCGTCTACGTCTTCCAGGACCCCGGTACCGGGCACGACCGGCACGTTGCTGGCCGCGGCGATTTCACGCCCGCCCGCCTTGGAACCCAGCGCGCGCATACTCTCGGGCGTGGGCCCGATAAACACGATGCCGTGCTCGCGGCACATCTCGGCAAAGTCCGGGTTCTCGGCCATGAAACCGTAGCCCGGGTGGATGCCTTCGGCGCCGGTCATCAGCGCAGCAGACAGGATGTTGGGAATGTTCAGGTAGGACTGGTTGCTGGCTGGTGGCCCCACACACACGCTTTCGTCCGCCAGCAGCACCGGCAGGCTTTTCTCGTCGGCAGTGGAATACACCACCACAGTCTTGACGCCCAGTTCGCGCGCAGTACGGATCACACGCAGGGCGATTTCGCCACGGTTGGCGATCAGGATTTTTTTAAACATCGCTTCTATGCCCCTTTTCAGCGAAGAATCTGGTGACAAGGCCCGGTGGGAGCCGCTTGACGGCGGCTGCCCCCATACCTGCGCGCTCGATCACTCGATGATGAACAGCGTCTGACCGTATTCGACGGGTTCGGCGTTCTTCACCAGAATCTCGCGCACCGTGCCGCCCTGCTCGGCTTCGATCTCGTTCATCAGCTTCATGGCCTCGATGATGCACAGGACCTGTCCGGCCTGCACGGTGTCGCCCACCTTGACGTAGGGGGGAGCGTCGGGGCTGCTGGAGGCGTAGAAGGTCCCCACGATCGGTGCCTTGACCGGAGTCCCGGCGCTGACGGGCTTGACCGGAGCAGGCGCAGCTTCCACCTCGGGCGCGGGCGTCGCTGCAGCGGGAAGGGCCGGAGCGGCGTCCGTTGCCGGTGCCACAGGCGCGGGTGCAGCCGGAGCCGCAGGAGCGTGACCCGCGCCTGGCATAAAGATGGGTGCTGGTGCGCTGGGCGCCGGGGACGGGTAGGACACGGCCTGGGGACCGCGCTTGAGGTCCATGGCAAAGCTGCCGGTCGAGAGGCTGAATTCGCGGACATCTGCCACGCTCAGGGCATCGAGAATCTTCTTGAGGTCTTCGGGATTCATGGGTCCTCCTTGTGGCGGCGCCGGTTGGTCCGTGCTGTAGCTGCTTCATCATGCAGCGCTGCCAGGGCCACCTGTCACCTAACGGTCGTTTGGCTGAACGCAGTCTAACGAAAAAGCCGGGAGGCGCCGCTCCGGTTTCCCAGTGGCGACGCCTCCCAACTCAGACACTCAGGCGCGGCTCAGGTACTGGCCGGTACGGGTGTCCACCTTGACGTTGGTGTCCTGTTCCACGAACAGGGGCACCTGCACCACGGCGCCGGTTTCGAGCTTGGCCGGCTTGGTGCCGCCCGAAACCGTGTCGCCACGCACGCCGGGGTCGGTTTCCACGATCTTCAGGATCACCTGGTTGGGCAGCGTGATGGTCAGGGCCTTTTCCCCGTACATCGCCACTTCCACTTCGGTGTTCTCCTTCATGAACTTGGCCGCGTCGCCCACCAGCGAAGGCGGCAGGATCACCTGTTCGAAGGTGTCCATGTCCATGAACATGAAGTCGGCGCCGTCTTTGTACAGGTACTGCATCTTCTTGCCCTCAACGTAGATGTCCTGCAGCTTTTCGCCGCTGTTGAAGGTGCGGTCCACGATGCTGCCGGTTTCCATGTTGCGGAACTTGGTCACGACCTTGGCGCCGCCGCGGCCCATCTTGAGGTGCGAGTAGTCCAGGCACTCCCAGAGGCCGCCGTCCATTTCCACTTTGGTACCGTTGCGCAGTTCCGTCACACTGATCATGTCTTTCTCCTTGTCTCTGTCCGGGGCTACCTCTGGCTTCCTGGTAAGGCTGTGACTAAGGGAAGCAGGGAGCCGCGCGGCAACAGTGCGGAGTTTAGCAGAGCCATGCATAGCCCTTCCACCTGACAGGCGGGGTTTGCTACACTGTCACGGTTGCACGTCCGCCCCCGCCCCCGGTTTGGCTGGTCTGTAGAGGCCTGAAAGTCCGGCGCGCGGCGAGAGTGAGGCGGCGAAGAAACGCTAAGGAGAGAGCACATGGAACTGAACGCCAAACCCCGCAAGAGCCAGGAGAAACTGGCCGAAGGCCTGATCCC is a window of Deinococcus deserti VCD115 DNA encoding:
- the accB gene encoding acetyl-CoA carboxylase biotin carboxyl carrier protein, whose product is MNPEDLKKILDALSVADVREFSLSTGSFAMDLKRGPQAVSYPSPAPSAPAPIFMPGAGHAPAAPAAPAPVAPATDAAPALPAAATPAPEVEAAPAPVKPVSAGTPVKAPIVGTFYASSSPDAPPYVKVGDTVQAGQVLCIIEAMKLMNEIEAEQGGTVREILVKNAEPVEYGQTLFIIE
- the efp gene encoding elongation factor P yields the protein MISVTELRNGTKVEMDGGLWECLDYSHLKMGRGGAKVVTKFRNMETGSIVDRTFNSGEKLQDIYVEGKKMQYLYKDGADFMFMDMDTFEQVILPPSLVGDAAKFMKENTEVEVAMYGEKALTITLPNQVILKIVETDPGVRGDTVSGGTKPAKLETGAVVQVPLFVEQDTNVKVDTRTGQYLSRA